The following coding sequences are from one Mytilus trossulus isolate FHL-02 chromosome 8, PNRI_Mtr1.1.1.hap1, whole genome shotgun sequence window:
- the LOC134728079 gene encoding interferon-induced very large GTPase 1-like, translated as MIVGIQLGYTRVMLSHLEDVYPRQPKWRNFMMIAEWCNVVSQLGWNVKQYLAKFFADAGHADIADTLGTDYNIVGNSLEDICKHVNHISFDKPIPQVLGIIDMNVIEKRLGRASQSRFELSLSAPLEEREHIRAIEWKEQSDEVVDTEDVWSMGDMTVALPETSFEARGTALSKLLLDLSLKQFYPAKIVMSDIQEIKPEQELDENSLPWRLLNKIVMLNYNAREEDLNSLFKKKIPRNYDEYDDSETDSDEGLFEDKTVNYINPMDLFYATYLCCHPILKQEIISKMYDCKLAIPFIYTDYNQQLTLSQWALRKILIDKRLDDKILQFDPLQHDIKIVSFLRIGSLSMSKSKIINEILHDKYHPTFFNRDCHLGTTPRKIADGIVEASWFIPSGRDNDIFNDIIMVLNLRGDSIHYSKITEMVFKLSHAVVVHIDVEQLSSTHVKDALLAVHNYNIPVIYALEANNMSGKNPAGIWKSYKASIKTFKTQIKVLNLKTSRQTKSSSDITKEMRSFIIDSLQNKGPLKLINLTKKISFTDEKLIVECRQSKQLAGIVMNEIANLEPTEKESILPLQGRPWSNWSSDLKKMFKSMSNVEQDHLKSSMDLLRAEQVHNLDHLHKFMALFIHYLDFESNQSMEKQTFFLNWMKIYLDEKSRRVVPHLISKYQQCCLCLRTAVENHRLNELDKLRSLVDSAEQDLVEATFGLEHLLRELGQIYEAVKSKSAYASSSVEKFPEFVSKLIQCGYPLEIMNGDTVSVPLLWVESVLEQVQKDLGDRKLLVISVLGIQSSGKSTLLNVMFGLQFAVSAGRCTKGVFAQLVKVQEGTLPYEYILIIDTEGLRAPELGDKKQAHDNELATFVLGLGNITIINIKGENTQEMEDVLQIAVHAFLRLKMGNNNIEMKQSCIFVHQNVPAVDAATKMIHARQKMMDKLDKLTCEAAKQEGIADINSFSQVIEVNPETHMWYFSDLWSGDPPMAPINVGYSRNVLDVKRQLLFDLGIKRNTFLTISETTTRMKDLWYGILSDNFVFSFRNSLEVKAYHTMDDKFHKLMWDIELQMRGFVQKKANFQIVRCANNEMLEEETNKILKTLNSILQEQLKEKTNLWNTFIENCPLQEIMEQWRQNRILHLTENVNDLVRNGEKNIRKIKAQQAANLVSTKKRSFHESELRLKAEALANQFKEKSLSDGELVKIFNATWGKWISGVEHTDTLDKRSVEDEIEKVLFDLFKSDRRLVINDLKRKEKAVYTEMNMLENSISCNELKDKDISISQAWYKQILNFKVKKEQCKEHATNIINMILGKIDNFIESIIYEDSPFEKTHAKEVFMIIIESIKTHNAGIDDTHSFTFTAALRVKLAVHVTRYITVVFTNMDKRYEENHNIIAQIDNYKTYIWQYFRDVYKNIKDEITTANMLARQLEIMVKCEIRKNLPLIVVNIVIKHFSTKHSLMLAVMEDLSIKNDFHSFYRYINDAENFTLKWITKFTNDRLFDTSVTANSTYLLIVESLIDKYVKDIEESIETATSFFKSSTSRVRREETLRPNVSLKEHIRWIKVFENELSEHLPVPLTAFSFLENQKVGNFLNLHKCLITQLKDMKNNLLEEFRDESQHPVMWKGENPCKTIFDKLWGCNEKCPFCQEVCEKTRRHRNENHSCIQHRLPGLVGVYRRESKIMSWESCNYKVHSNHSFTCDVVGRRCRMNGMCKGKGANAESHNYRDYKKFIPHWNIEPSALIDSSAYWMWFVYTYRTELSVAYNYKVPTNVLKWGRITKKMAIESLQKPTFMLL; from the coding sequence aTGAAGTCGTAGATACTGAAGATGTTTGGTCAATGGGAGACATGACAGTTGCTCTTCCTGAGACATCTTTTGAAGCAAGAGGGACAGCTTTATCGAAATTATTGTTAGATTTATCACTCAAACAGTTTTATCCAGCAAAGATAGTTATGTCTGATATTCAGGAAATAAAACCCGAACAAGAGCTTGATGAAAACAGTTTGCCCTGGCGTCTTCTAAACAAAATTGTAATGCTGAATTACAATGCAAGGGAGGAAGATCTgaacagtttatttaaaaagaaaataccccGGAATTATGACGAATATGACGATTCTGAAACTGACTCTGACGAAGGCTTATTTGAGGATAAAACAGTGAACTATATAAATCCAATGGATCTTTTTTATGCAACATATCTGTGTTGTCATCCCATACTCAAACAAGAAATCATTTCAAAGATGTATGACTGTAAACTTGCTATTCCGTTCATTTATACAGATTATAATCAACAACTGACCCTGTCACAATGGGCTTTACGGAAAATTTTGATTGATAAACGTTTAGATGACAAAATCTTGCAATTCGATCCTTTACAACATGATATCAAAATTGTATCATTTTTAAGAATAGGATCATTAAGTATGTCGAAGTCCAAAATCATAAATGAGATCCTACACGATAAGTACCATCCAACTTTTTTTAACAGAGATTGTCATTTAGGAACAACACCACGTAAGATAGCAGATGGTATTGTTGAAGCATCGTGGTTCATTCCGTCTGGGAGAGATAAtgatattttcaatgatattatcATGGTTTTGAATTTAAGAGGGGACAGTATACACTACAGTAAGATTACCGAAATGGTATTCAAACTATCTCATGCAGTAGTTGTTCATATCGATGTTGAACAATTATCATCAACTCATGTAAAAGATGCATTGCTGGCTGTACATAATTATAACATTCCCGTCATATATGCCCTTGAGGCAAATAACATGTCTGGTAAAAATCCTGCTGGCATCTGGAAATCATATAAAGCTAGtattaaaactttcaaaacacagatcaaagTTCTAAACTTAAAAACATCCCGGCAAACAAAGAGTTCATCAGATATTACAAAGGAGATGAGAAGCTTTATCATTGATTCTTTACAGAATAAAGGTCCTCTTAAATTGATTAACCTTaccaaaaaaataagttttacaGATGAAAAATTGATAGTGGAATGCCGACAAAGCAAACAATTGGCAGGTATTGTTATGaatgaaattgcaaatttagaaCCTACAGAAAAAGAAAGTATACTACCACTGCAAGGTCGTCCATGGTCTAACTGGAGTTCTGATctgaagaaaatgtttaaatcaatGTCGAATGTTGAACAAGATCATTTGAAATCCAGTATGGATTTGCTGAGAGCAGAACAAGTACATAATCTAGATCATCTCCATAAATTTATGgcattatttattcattacTTAGATTTTGAGTCCAATCAGAGCATGGAAAAGCAAACTTTCTTTCTAAACTGGATGAAGATATATTTAGATGAGAAGAGCAGACGTGTAGTACCTCATCTAATTTCTAAATACCAACAATGTTGCCTATGCCTTCGAACTGCCGTTGAAAATCATAGACTAAATGAATTAGACAAACTAAGGTCATTGGTTGATAGCGCAGAGCAGGACTTGGTTGAGGCTACGTTTGGTTTAGAGCATCTTCTCAGGGAACTTGGTCAAATCTATGAAGCTGTTAAGAGCAAATCTGCTTATGCTAGTTCGTCAGTTGAAAAATTCCCTGAATTTGTTAGCAAACTCATTCAGTGTGGATATCCTTTGGAAATAATGAATGGAGATACTGTATCCGTTCCTTTACTCTGGGTTGAATCTGTTTTGGAGCAGGTTCAGAAAGATTTAGGTGATAGAAAACTATTGGTTATATCAGTTTTGGGTATTCAAAGTTCTGGAAAGTCAACTTTACTCAACGTAATGTTTGGTTTACAGTTTGCAGTCAGTGCTGGACGTTGTACAAAGGGCGTTTTTGCACAGCTGGTAAAGGTACAAGAGGGCACTTTGCCTTACGAGTATATACTTATTATCGACACAGAAGGCCTGAGAGCACCCGAACTAGGAGATAAAAAACAAGCCCATGATAATGAACTAGCAACATTTGTCCTTGGTTTGGGCAATATTACAATTATTAATATCAAAGGTGAAAATACACAGGAAATGGAAGATGTCCTTCAGATTGCCGTTCACGCATTTCTGCGACTGAAAATGggaaataataatattgaaatgaaacaGTCGTGCATATTTGTACATCAAAATGTACCTGCAGTCGACGCTGCTACAAAAATGATTCATGCTAGACAGAAAATGATGGACAAGCTAGACAAACTAACTTGTGAAGCAGCGAAACAGGAAGGTATTGCGGATATTAATTCCTTTAGTCAAGTTATAGAGGTAAATCCAGAAACTCACATGTGGTACTTTTCGGATCTTTGGTCTGGTGATCCACCAATGGCTCCTATCAATGTAGGTTACAGCAGAAATGTACTAGATGTCAAACGACAATTATTGTTTGATCTAGGTATAAAGAGAAATACGTTTTTGACAATATCAGAAACAACAACACGAATGAAAGACTTATGGTATGGTATACTATCAgacaattttgtatttagttTTCGTAATAGTCTCGAAGTAAAAGCTTACCATACAATGGATGACAAATTTCATAAACTCATGTGGGATATAGAATTGCAAATGCGTGGATTTGTGCAGAAGAAagcaaattttcaaattgtacgaTGTGCAAATAATGAAATGCTAGAGGAGGAGaccaacaaaattttaaaaacattaaattcaattcttcaagaacaattgaaagaaaaaaccAATTTGTGGAACACATTTATAGAAAACTGTCCTCTTCAAGAAATAATGGAACAATGGAGGCAAAACAGGATTTTACATTTAACAGAAAATGTAAATGATCTTGTCCGAaatggtgaaaaaaatattcgtaAAATTAAAGCCCAACAAGCTGCAAACCTAGTAAGTACAAAGAAAAGATCTTTCCACGAATCTGAATTACGACTCAAAGCAGAAGCTTTAGCAaatcaatttaaagaaaaatcactTTCGGATGGAGAACTCGTAAAAATATTTAACGCTACTTGGGGTAAATGGATCAGTGGGGTGGAACATACTGACACACTTGACAAGCGTTCCGTGGAAGATGAAATAGAAAAAGTGTTATTCGATCTGTTTAAATCTGATAGAAGACTTGTGATTAACGATctgaaaagaaaggaaaagGCTGTTTATACCGAAATGAACATGCTTGAAAACTCAATTTCCTGTAATGAACTGAAAGATAAAGATATAAGCATATCACAAGCTTGGTACAAACAAatcttaaattttaaagtaaaaaaagaacaatGCAAAGAGCATGCGACTAATATTATCAACATGATACTTGGGAAAATCGATAACTTCATAGAAAGCATAATATATGAAGACAGTCCTTTTGAAAAAACACATGCTAAAGAGGTGTTCATGATAATCATTGAAAGCATCAAAACACACAACGCTGGAATTGATGATACGCATAGCTTCACATTTACAGCAGCATTGAGAGTCAAATTAGCAGTCCATGTTACACGATATATAACTGTTGTATTTACAAATATGGATAAAAGATACGAGGAGAACCACAACATCATCGCGCAGATAGATAACTACAAAACTTATATTTGGCAGTATTTTAGAGATgtttacaaaaacattaaagatGAAATAACAACAGCAAACATGTTAGCCCGGCAATTGGAGATAATGGTTAAATGTGAAATTCGGAAGAATCTGCCCTTGATAGTTGTAAACATTGTCATTAAACATTTTTCGACAAAACACAGTCTCATGCTCGCAGTAATGGAAGATCTTTcgataaaaaatgattttcataGCTTTTATCGTTACATTAACGACGCCGAAAACTTTACTTTGAAATGgataacaaaatttacaaatgacCGTTTGTTTGATACCAGCGTTACAGCAAATAGTACGTACCTGCTTATTGTAGAAAGCTTGATTGACAAGTACGTTAAAGATATAGAGGAAAGTATCGAAACTGCAAcgtctttttttaaaagttcaacATCAAGAGTTCGCCGGGAAGAAACTCTGCGGCCAAACGTCTCGcttaaggaacatatccgatggATAAAAGTATTTGAGAATGAGCTGTCTGAACACCTCCCTGTTCCACTGACTGCCTTTTCGTTTCTTGAAAATCAGAAAGTTGGGAATTTTCTAAATCTCCATAAATGTTTAATTACTCAGCTGAAGGATATGAAAAATAATCTTCTTGAAGAATTCCGTGACGAGTCGCAACATCCTGTTATGTGGAAAGGTGAAAATCCTTGTAAAACCATTTTTGATAAGTTGTGGGGATGTAATGAAAAATGCCCATTTTGTCAAGAAGTTTGTGAAAAGACTAGAAGACATAGAAATGAAAATCATTCTTGTATTCAACATAGATTACCAGGACTTGTTGGTGTTTATAGACGTGAATCAAAAATAATGTCTTGGGAATCTTGTAATTACAAAGTACATTCAAATCATTCTTTCACTTGCGATGTTGTTGGTCGCCGGTGTCGAATGAATGGTATGTGCAAAGGAAAAGGTGCAAATGCCGAATCTCATAACTACAGAGACTATAAAAAATTTATTCCTCATTGGAATATCGAACCTTCTGCTCTCATAGACTCGTCTGCATATTGGATGTGGTTTGTTTATACTTACCGTACTGAACTTTCCGTAGCATACAATTATAAAGTTCCTACGAATGTTTTGAAATGGGGACGTATTACCAAAAAAATGGCAATCGAATCTCTTCAAAAGCCAACGTTTATGCTACTTTAA